The Bryobacteraceae bacterium genome includes a window with the following:
- the hypF gene encoding carbamoyltransferase HypF gives MRIRVRITGAVQGVGFRPHVFRMAQQHGVAGFVLNSPSGVTVEAEGEDGRVRAFVEDLRGNPPPLAVIASFRTETLPDQGDGGFRVEQSDPEGEREAFLLPDLAMCAECRREIFDPRNRRFRYPFTTCTHCGPRYSIVESLPYDRPRTSMRDFPMCPQCEAEYRNPADRRFHAQTNCCPECGPHIELWAPDGTVLALRDEALLGAARAVREGRIVALKGIGGFHLICDARSRAALLELRHRKRRPAKPFAVMLPEHDHALLRTPASPIVLIENRLDLPAAIAPGNPLLGVMIPYSPLHALLMDELRFPIVATSGNLTDDPICIGEREALERLRGVADLFLVHNRRILRPVDDSIVREIDGEPVVLRRARGYAPLPVEAPRELPEMFATGGHMKNTVAFARGRRVFLSQHLGDLDTPAALDNHRRMTADFRRIYEVRPLAAACDLHPDYGSTATAHELGVPVSAVQHHVAHLFSAVLEHRLEPPVFAASWDGTGAGPDGTVWGGEFLLWQGSTVKRTGHLRPFRLPGGEQAVREPRRALLGAAWEMGRPELARPHFGDNEWQVLLRMLERGFNAPWTTSAGRLFDAAAALLGLCGRASFEGEAAMRVEFAARGAAAVEPVAMEEDWAPLFERLADANLSGGEKAALVHGSLAESIVSAARRAGVPTVVLTGGCFQNARLAETAARRLREEGFRPVLHRQVPPNDGGLAAGQLLAAAWEVKLDVSGDSGRDH, from the coding sequence GTGCGAATTCGGGTGCGGATTACGGGGGCTGTGCAGGGTGTCGGCTTCCGCCCGCATGTGTTCCGGATGGCGCAGCAGCATGGTGTGGCGGGGTTCGTGCTCAATTCCCCGTCCGGAGTGACCGTGGAGGCGGAAGGAGAAGACGGGCGGGTGCGCGCCTTCGTTGAAGACCTGCGCGGCAATCCCCCTCCGCTGGCGGTCATCGCGTCTTTTCGCACGGAGACGCTGCCCGACCAGGGAGATGGCGGCTTTCGCGTCGAGCAGAGCGACCCAGAGGGAGAGCGCGAGGCGTTTCTCCTGCCCGACCTCGCGATGTGCGCCGAGTGCCGCCGGGAAATTTTCGATCCGCGCAACCGGCGCTTCCGCTACCCTTTCACCACCTGCACGCACTGCGGACCGCGGTATTCGATCGTCGAATCGCTCCCGTACGACCGCCCGCGCACGTCGATGCGGGACTTCCCCATGTGCCCGCAGTGCGAAGCCGAGTACCGCAACCCCGCGGACCGGCGGTTCCACGCCCAGACCAACTGCTGTCCGGAGTGCGGTCCGCACATCGAGCTGTGGGCGCCGGACGGAACGGTTCTGGCGCTGCGGGACGAGGCGCTGCTCGGGGCGGCGCGGGCGGTGCGCGAGGGGCGCATCGTGGCGCTGAAAGGCATCGGCGGATTCCACCTGATCTGCGACGCGCGCAGCCGCGCAGCGCTGCTCGAGCTGCGCCATCGCAAACGGCGCCCCGCAAAGCCCTTCGCCGTGATGCTCCCCGAGCACGATCACGCCCTTCTGCGCACGCCCGCTTCGCCGATCGTGCTGATCGAGAACCGCCTGGATCTGCCCGCGGCAATCGCGCCCGGCAATCCGCTGCTCGGGGTGATGATCCCGTACTCGCCGCTGCACGCGCTGCTGATGGACGAGCTCCGCTTCCCCATCGTCGCCACCAGCGGCAACCTGACGGACGACCCCATCTGCATCGGCGAGCGCGAAGCCCTCGAGCGTCTGCGGGGCGTCGCGGATCTGTTTCTCGTGCACAACCGCCGCATCCTCCGGCCTGTGGACGACAGCATCGTCCGCGAGATCGATGGCGAACCGGTGGTCCTGCGGCGCGCGCGCGGCTATGCGCCGCTGCCCGTGGAAGCGCCGCGCGAGCTGCCGGAGATGTTTGCGACCGGCGGGCACATGAAGAACACGGTCGCTTTTGCGCGGGGACGGCGCGTCTTCCTGTCTCAGCATCTCGGGGATCTCGACACGCCCGCCGCGCTCGACAACCACCGGCGCATGACGGCCGATTTCCGCCGCATCTACGAAGTGCGTCCCCTCGCCGCAGCCTGCGACCTGCACCCGGACTACGGCTCGACCGCCACGGCGCACGAACTCGGCGTGCCCGTGTCCGCCGTGCAGCATCATGTGGCGCATCTGTTCTCAGCAGTGCTCGAACACCGGCTCGAACCTCCCGTGTTCGCTGCCTCGTGGGACGGCACGGGCGCCGGTCCCGACGGGACGGTGTGGGGCGGCGAGTTCCTGCTGTGGCAGGGCAGCACGGTGAAACGTACCGGTCATCTCCGCCCGTTCCGCCTGCCCGGCGGCGAGCAGGCGGTGCGTGAACCGCGCCGCGCGCTGCTGGGCGCGGCCTGGGAAATGGGCCGCCCGGAACTGGCGCGGCCGCACTTCGGGGACAATGAATGGCAGGTGCTGCTGCGGATGCTGGAGCGCGGCTTCAACGCGCCCTGGACCACCAGCGCCGGGCGGCTGTTCGACGCCGCCGCGGCGTTGCTGGGCCTGTGCGGGCGCGCTTCCTTCGAGGGCGAGGCGGCGATGCGCGTCGAGTTCGCAGCGCGCGGAGCAGCCGCCGTGGAACCTGTCGCCATGGAAGAAGACTGGGCGCCACTGTTCGAGCGGCTCGCGGACGCGAACCTGTCCGGCGGCGAAAAGGCCGCCCTGGTGCATGGTTCGCTGGCCGAGTCGATCGTCTCGGCGGCACGGCGCGCCGGGGTTCCTACGGTGGTCCTGACGGGCGGCTGTTTTCAGAACGCGCGGCTGGCGGAAACGGCCGCCCGCCGGTTGCGCGAGGAAGGGTTCCGGCCGGTGCTGCACCGCCAGGTCCCGCCCAATGATGGCGGTCTGGCGGCCGGACAGCTGCTGGCCGCGGCATGGGAGGTGAAACTCGATGTGTCTGGCGATTCCGGGCGAGATCATTGA
- a CDS encoding hydrogenase — translation MCLAIPGEIIEITGADPLTRMARVSFGGVVREASLAYVPEAKPGDYVLVHAGFALQTIDEEEARRTLELIAQMGGAEEEGAP, via the coding sequence ATGTGTCTGGCGATTCCGGGCGAGATCATTGAAATCACGGGCGCCGATCCCCTGACGCGGATGGCCCGCGTCTCGTTCGGGGGCGTCGTCCGCGAGGCGTCGCTGGCCTACGTCCCCGAAGCAAAACCGGGCGATTATGTTCTGGTGCACGCGGGCTTCGCCCTCCAGACCATCGACGAGGAAGAGGCGCGCCGGACGCTCGAGCTGATCGCGCAGATGGGCGGCGCGGAGGAGGAAGGCGCGCCGTGA
- a CDS encoding hydrogenase formation protein HypD has protein sequence MKHLDEYRDAGRARALAAEIARTATRPWRIMEICGGQTHAILRFGIDQLLPPGLELVHGPGCPVCVTPLELIDRAIELAQTPGVVLASFGDMLRVPGSKTDLLAARAAGARVAMVYSPLEAVRLAGEKQDQQIVFFAVGFETTVPGVALAVREARRLGLQNFSILPAHVLVPPALRAILGSPQSRIQGVLAAGHVCTVEGYEDYEPLAADFGVPVVVTGFEPVDLLQGILLCVRQLEQGRAEVENQYARAVRREGNREAKALVREMFEPVDRKWRGIGVIPSSGLALRPAWREFDAEARFALSTGAVEEPSECISGLVLQGAKKPYECAAFATRCTPERPLGAPMVSSEGACAAYYRYGRHHV, from the coding sequence GTGAAGCATCTGGACGAGTATCGCGATGCGGGGCGCGCGCGGGCGCTGGCGGCGGAGATCGCGCGCACGGCGACGCGTCCGTGGCGGATCATGGAAATCTGCGGCGGACAGACGCACGCCATCCTGCGTTTCGGCATCGATCAGCTTCTTCCGCCGGGGCTGGAGCTCGTTCACGGTCCCGGCTGCCCGGTGTGCGTGACGCCGCTGGAACTGATCGACCGCGCGATCGAGCTGGCGCAGACGCCGGGCGTCGTACTGGCTTCGTTCGGCGACATGCTCCGCGTGCCGGGCTCGAAGACCGATCTGCTCGCGGCGCGCGCCGCCGGCGCGCGGGTGGCGATGGTGTACTCGCCGCTCGAGGCCGTGCGGCTCGCCGGAGAAAAACAGGATCAGCAGATTGTGTTTTTCGCCGTGGGCTTCGAGACCACCGTGCCCGGCGTCGCGCTCGCCGTGCGCGAGGCGCGCCGTCTCGGCCTGCAGAACTTCTCCATCCTGCCGGCGCACGTGCTGGTGCCGCCCGCTCTGCGCGCCATTCTCGGCTCGCCGCAGAGCCGGATTCAGGGCGTCCTCGCGGCGGGCCACGTCTGCACGGTGGAAGGCTACGAGGACTACGAGCCCCTTGCGGCGGATTTCGGCGTGCCGGTGGTCGTGACCGGGTTCGAGCCTGTCGATCTGCTCCAGGGCATTCTGCTCTGCGTGCGGCAGCTGGAGCAGGGCCGCGCAGAGGTGGAAAACCAGTATGCACGCGCCGTGCGGCGCGAGGGCAACCGCGAGGCGAAGGCGCTGGTGCGGGAGATGTTCGAGCCGGTGGACCGCAAATGGCGCGGCATCGGCGTGATTCCGTCGAGCGGCCTTGCGTTGCGCCCCGCGTGGCGCGAATTCGATGCCGAGGCGCGCTTCGCCCTGTCGACGGGCGCGGTGGAAGAGCCTTCCGAGTGCATCAGCGGCCTGGTGCTGCAGGGTGCGAAGAAGCCTTACGAATGCGCTGCGTTCGCCACGCGCTGCACGCCGGAGCGGCCGCTGGGCGCGCCGATGGTGTCGAGCGAGGGCGCCTGCGCCGCGTATTACCGATACGGGAGGCACCATGTCTGA
- the hypE gene encoding hydrogenase expression/formation protein HypE, protein MSDFALSCPAPLAQHDRVLMAHGGGGRLMRELIERMFAARLDPQHETDAATLALGGRRLALTTDSFVVRPIFFPGGDIGSLAVHGTVNDLAMAGAEPVALSAAFILEEGLEMETLSRVVDSMAEAARRAGVRIVTGDTKVVERGHADQLYVTTTGVGVLIHDGELAPWRVTEGDEVVLSGDIGRHGMAVMSAREGLEFESEIVSDSAPVHREALGLLSSGIRVHCMRDLTRGGLASAVIEIARSARARVELDETRIPVREDVRAACELLGFDPLYVANEGRFIAFVAEGDGERAAALLPGGAVIGRVKETGAGVVTLRSLIGAERVLDLLSGEQLPRIC, encoded by the coding sequence ATGTCTGACTTCGCGCTTTCCTGCCCTGCTCCGCTCGCGCAACACGACCGCGTGCTGATGGCGCATGGCGGCGGCGGGCGGCTGATGCGCGAACTGATCGAACGGATGTTCGCCGCGCGTCTGGATCCGCAGCACGAAACGGATGCCGCGACGCTGGCATTGGGCGGCAGGAGGCTCGCGCTGACAACGGATTCATTCGTCGTGCGCCCGATTTTCTTCCCCGGCGGGGACATCGGCTCGCTGGCCGTGCACGGCACGGTGAATGACCTGGCGATGGCCGGCGCGGAGCCGGTGGCGCTGTCCGCCGCGTTCATCCTGGAAGAAGGGCTCGAGATGGAAACGTTGAGCCGCGTGGTCGACTCCATGGCCGAAGCGGCGCGGCGGGCGGGCGTGCGGATCGTCACCGGCGATACGAAAGTGGTGGAGCGAGGCCACGCCGACCAGCTCTACGTCACCACCACGGGCGTCGGCGTCCTGATCCACGACGGCGAACTGGCGCCCTGGCGCGTGACAGAAGGCGATGAGGTCGTGCTGTCGGGCGACATCGGGCGCCATGGCATGGCCGTCATGAGCGCGCGCGAGGGCCTGGAATTCGAATCGGAAATTGTTTCCGATTCCGCCCCCGTGCACCGCGAAGCGCTGGGACTGCTCTCGAGCGGCATCCGCGTGCACTGCATGCGCGACCTGACGCGCGGCGGGCTGGCTTCGGCCGTCATCGAAATTGCGCGCTCGGCCCGCGCGCGGGTGGAGCTGGACGAGACGCGCATCCCGGTGCGCGAGGACGTCCGCGCTGCCTGCGAGCTGCTGGGCTTTGATCCGCTGTATGTCGCCAACGAGGGGCGCTTCATCGCCTTCGTCGCGGAAGGCGATGGCGAGCGCGCTGCGGCGTTGCTGCCGGGCGGGGCCGTGATCGGAAGAGTGAAAGAAACGGGCGCGGGCGTGGTGACGCTGCGCTCGCTGATCGGCGCGGAGCGCGTGCTGGACCTGCTCAGCGGCGAGCAGCTGCCGAGGATCTGCTGA
- the hypA gene encoding hydrogenase nickel incorporation protein HypA, whose protein sequence is MHELGITEAILDIVLRHAGGARVRTVQVTVGEWTGYAGDSIELFWQELARGTAAEGARLEFRFEPATLKCRSCGTVFGANGSDLQCPQCSALGGEPAGGRDCTVDAIEVEGGDAA, encoded by the coding sequence ATGCACGAGCTGGGCATCACCGAGGCGATCCTGGACATCGTGCTGCGGCACGCCGGCGGCGCGCGCGTGCGCACGGTGCAGGTGACCGTGGGCGAGTGGACCGGCTACGCGGGCGATTCCATCGAACTGTTCTGGCAGGAGCTCGCCCGCGGGACTGCGGCGGAAGGAGCCCGGCTCGAATTCCGTTTCGAGCCGGCGACGCTGAAATGCCGTTCCTGCGGAACCGTATTCGGCGCAAACGGCTCTGATCTGCAGTGCCCGCAGTGCAGCGCGTTGGGCGGCGAGCCCGCTGGAGGAAGGGACTGCACCGTGGACGCGATTGAAGTGGAAGGAGGCGATGCGGCATGA
- the hypB gene encoding hydrogenase accessory protein HypB: protein MSTRVPVVERVLSANDAVAAEVRAQLDGRGIFCVNLMASPGAGKTSLIERTVEALKGEIAIGMINGDTSAAAFDAERSQRAGAVSVHVNTGGKCHLEAAMVRDALSLLPLDEIRLLLIENVGNLVCPMSWKLGAHVNVLIGSTPEGDDKPYKYPKMYAGVDVVVLNKIDLLPYVGFDCERFLRGVEALNPGLRHFRVSCRTGEGLEEWIAWLKQQIGARR, encoded by the coding sequence ATGAGCACGCGGGTTCCCGTGGTCGAGCGCGTGTTGTCCGCCAATGACGCGGTGGCGGCGGAGGTGCGTGCGCAGCTCGACGGCAGAGGCATTTTCTGCGTCAACCTGATGGCCAGCCCCGGCGCGGGCAAGACGTCGCTGATTGAAAGAACCGTCGAGGCGCTGAAAGGCGAGATTGCCATCGGCATGATCAACGGAGACACCTCCGCGGCGGCGTTCGACGCGGAGCGCAGTCAGCGCGCGGGCGCGGTGTCGGTGCACGTCAACACGGGCGGCAAATGCCATCTCGAAGCCGCGATGGTGCGCGACGCGCTCTCTCTGCTGCCTCTGGATGAGATCCGTCTTCTGCTGATCGAAAACGTCGGCAATCTCGTGTGCCCGATGAGCTGGAAACTTGGGGCTCACGTGAATGTGCTGATCGGCTCGACGCCGGAGGGCGACGACAAGCCGTACAAGTACCCGAAGATGTACGCGGGCGTGGATGTGGTGGTTCTGAACAAGATCGACCTGCTGCCGTACGTCGGCTTCGACTGCGAGCGTTTCCTGCGCGGCGTTGAAGCGCTGAATCCCGGGCTTCGGCATTTCCGCGTGAGCTGCCGCACCGGCGAAGGGCTGGAGGAGTGGATCGCATGGCTGAAGCAGCAGATCGGCGCCAGGCGCTGA
- a CDS encoding HybD peptidase — MAEAADRRQALIAALGNPLMGDDGAGPAILSELARRGAEKRARLCDVGAAGADLLIELESEDVLILLDAIAGADAPGTVRVFRGEELFRYAESRGGGSHQPSLADTLRMAERLGMRLKHLALVGIAAQQFELGEGLSPAVAAAVPLAAGEAERLLDEFCAAPPEEAAGGRQEGRLNPPAGPTEC, encoded by the coding sequence ATGGCTGAAGCAGCAGATCGGCGCCAGGCGCTGATCGCCGCTCTGGGCAATCCGCTGATGGGCGACGACGGCGCGGGGCCGGCGATTCTGTCGGAGCTGGCGCGGCGCGGGGCGGAGAAACGGGCGCGGCTGTGCGATGTGGGCGCGGCGGGCGCAGACCTGCTGATCGAGCTGGAATCCGAAGACGTCCTGATCCTGCTGGACGCGATCGCTGGCGCGGACGCGCCGGGCACGGTGCGGGTGTTTCGCGGAGAGGAATTGTTCCGCTACGCGGAGTCGCGCGGCGGGGGCTCGCACCAGCCCTCGCTGGCGGACACGCTGCGGATGGCGGAGCGGCTCGGGATGCGGCTCAAACATCTGGCGCTAGTGGGCATCGCCGCCCAACAGTTCGAACTGGGCGAGGGCCTGTCGCCCGCGGTGGCCGCCGCCGTGCCGCTGGCGGCGGGCGAGGCCGAGCGTCTGCTGGACGAATTTTGCGCCGCCCCGCCGGAAGAGGCTGCCGGCGGCCGTCAAGAAGGCAGGCTCAATCCTCCAGCTGGACCGACAGAGTGTTGA
- the leuD gene encoding 3-isopropylmalate dehydratase small subunit, with protein MEKFTAFESWVAVLPVDNIDTDQIIPARFLKTTSKAGLGDQLFYDWRYGADGNPKPDFVLNRPPGNRAQVLLAGDNFGCGSSREHAPWALTQFGFKAVISTSFADIFKGNALKNALLPIVVPAEIHSRLLKMLEADPLGTVRVDLASQTLTLPDGAAVEFPVDPFAKTCLLEGVDELGFLLKHEAEIAAFEQSHPAPVNTLSVQLED; from the coding sequence ATGGAGAAATTCACGGCTTTTGAATCATGGGTCGCCGTTCTGCCCGTGGACAATATCGACACGGACCAGATCATTCCGGCGCGCTTTCTGAAAACGACATCCAAAGCGGGGCTCGGCGATCAGCTTTTCTACGACTGGCGCTACGGCGCCGACGGCAATCCGAAGCCGGATTTCGTGCTGAACCGCCCGCCCGGCAACCGGGCCCAGGTGCTGCTGGCCGGAGACAATTTCGGCTGCGGCAGCTCGCGCGAGCATGCCCCGTGGGCGCTGACGCAGTTCGGATTCAAGGCGGTGATTTCAACTTCATTCGCCGATATCTTCAAGGGAAATGCGCTGAAAAACGCGCTCCTGCCGATTGTTGTTCCGGCGGAAATCCACTCCCGGCTCCTGAAGATGCTGGAAGCGGATCCGCTCGGGACGGTGCGCGTGGATCTCGCTTCGCAGACGCTCACGCTGCCGGACGGCGCAGCCGTCGAGTTTCCGGTGGATCCGTTCGCGAAGACTTGCCTGCTCGAAGGCGTTGACGAATTGGGCTTCCTGCTGAAACACGAAGCCGAGATCGCGGCGTTCGAGCAGAGCCATCCGGCGCCCGTCAACACTCTGTCGGTCCAGCTGGAGGATTGA
- the leuC gene encoding 3-isopropylmalate dehydratase large subunit: MSQPRTIIQKIWDSHVVCQPPGAPALLYIDLHLVHEVTSPQAFEGLRQRGLKVRRPDRTFGTCDHSTPTTPRDLPIVDPVARAQVEQFENNCREFGIPFFGFRSPRQGIVHVIGPEHGLTQPGMTIVCGDSHTATHGAFGALAFGIGTSQVEHVLATQCLLQAPSKSFAVHVDGQLRPGVTAKDIILALIAKIGVGGGTGCVFEYRGAAIRALSMEERMTVCNMSIEGGARAGLIAPDETTFEFLSGRPFAPQGKAWDRAVAYWKTLPTDEGAAYDREVTIDASALEPMITYGTNPGMGIPISAPVPDPSEAPDAVERETRRKALAYMGLEPGKPLTGHPVNVVFIGSCTNSRMSDLRAAASLLKGRKVSPNVRVLVVPGSQSIKRQAEAEGLDRIFREAGAEWREAGCSMCIAMNGDQLAPGEYAVSTSNRNFEGRQGKGGRTFLASPLTAAASAITGAVTDPRTLLG, encoded by the coding sequence ATGTCTCAGCCACGCACGATCATCCAGAAGATCTGGGATTCCCACGTTGTCTGCCAGCCGCCGGGCGCGCCCGCGCTGCTCTACATCGACCTGCACCTGGTGCACGAGGTCACGTCGCCGCAGGCTTTCGAAGGGCTGCGGCAGCGCGGTCTGAAGGTGCGCCGACCGGACAGGACGTTCGGTACCTGCGACCATTCGACGCCGACCACGCCGCGGGATCTGCCCATTGTCGACCCCGTAGCCCGCGCGCAGGTGGAGCAGTTCGAGAACAACTGCCGGGAATTCGGCATTCCGTTCTTCGGCTTCCGCAGCCCGAGGCAGGGAATCGTGCATGTGATCGGTCCGGAGCACGGTCTGACGCAGCCTGGCATGACCATCGTCTGCGGCGACTCGCACACGGCGACGCACGGCGCGTTCGGGGCGCTGGCGTTCGGCATCGGCACCAGCCAGGTGGAGCACGTGCTGGCTACGCAATGCCTGCTGCAGGCGCCGTCGAAGAGCTTCGCCGTGCATGTGGACGGGCAGTTGCGCCCGGGCGTGACCGCCAAGGACATCATTCTCGCGCTGATCGCGAAGATCGGCGTGGGCGGCGGGACCGGCTGCGTGTTCGAATACCGGGGCGCGGCGATCCGCGCGCTTTCGATGGAAGAGCGGATGACGGTCTGCAACATGTCGATCGAAGGCGGCGCGCGTGCGGGGCTGATCGCGCCGGACGAGACGACGTTCGAGTTCCTCTCAGGACGTCCGTTTGCGCCGCAGGGCAAGGCGTGGGACCGCGCGGTGGCGTACTGGAAGACCCTGCCGACGGACGAGGGCGCCGCGTACGACCGTGAAGTCACGATCGACGCTTCCGCGCTCGAGCCGATGATCACCTACGGCACCAATCCCGGCATGGGCATTCCGATCTCCGCTCCCGTGCCTGATCCTTCAGAAGCTCCCGATGCCGTCGAGCGCGAAACGCGGCGCAAGGCTCTCGCCTATATGGGGCTCGAGCCCGGCAAGCCGCTCACGGGGCATCCGGTGAATGTGGTCTTCATCGGCTCCTGCACCAACTCGCGCATGTCCGATCTGCGCGCCGCGGCGTCGCTGCTGAAGGGCCGCAAGGTGAGCCCGAATGTCCGCGTCCTGGTCGTGCCCGGCTCGCAGTCGATCAAGCGGCAGGCGGAAGCCGAGGGGCTCGACCGCATCTTCCGCGAAGCGGGAGCGGAGTGGCGGGAAGCCGGCTGCTCGATGTGCATCGCGATGAACGGCGATCAGCTCGCCCCGGGCGAGTACGCCGTTTCGACGTCGAACAGGAATTTCGAAGGCCGCCAGGGCAAGGGCGGGCGCACGTTCCTGGCCAGCCCGCTGACGGCTGCGGCGAGCGCCATCACCGGAGCGGTCACCGATCCCCGCACGCTGCTCGGCTGA
- the leuB gene encoding 3-isopropylmalate dehydrogenase, which yields MKLNILVLPGDGIGTEVTREAVRVLERVAAKFGHELALSEGLLGGVAIHKTGNPFPEETARLAAQADATLLGAVGLPEFDNAPPAQRPERGLLGIRKLLGVFANLRPVRAFEALLDSSPLKNERVRGTDMIIVRELTGGIYYGTPRGIEGSGAEERAVNTMAYTRAEIERIARMAFELARQRRRKLASVDKSNVLECSQLWRRVVTELAAEYPDVELEHVLVDNCAMQLILNPTRFDIVLTENMFGDILSDEGAVLAGSIGMLPSASIGPKRPSGAWVGLYEPVHGSAPDIAGQNKANPLGAIGSVAAMLEYSFGLKEEAAAVQRAIEAVLNSGHVTADLKPKGAPRSTSEVGSAVCEAI from the coding sequence ATGAAGCTGAATATCCTTGTCCTGCCAGGCGACGGCATCGGAACCGAAGTGACGCGCGAGGCCGTGCGCGTGCTGGAGCGCGTCGCCGCAAAGTTCGGCCATGAGCTCGCGCTGTCCGAGGGGCTGCTCGGCGGCGTGGCGATCCACAAGACGGGCAACCCGTTTCCGGAAGAGACGGCGCGGCTGGCTGCACAGGCCGACGCAACGCTGCTCGGCGCCGTGGGGCTGCCGGAGTTCGACAATGCTCCTCCGGCGCAGAGGCCGGAGCGCGGGCTGCTGGGCATCCGCAAGCTGCTCGGCGTCTTTGCGAACCTCCGGCCGGTACGGGCTTTTGAAGCTCTGCTCGATTCCTCGCCGCTCAAGAACGAGCGGGTCCGCGGCACCGACATGATCATCGTGCGCGAGCTGACCGGGGGCATTTATTACGGCACGCCGCGCGGCATCGAGGGCTCGGGCGCCGAAGAGCGCGCGGTGAACACGATGGCGTACACGCGGGCGGAGATCGAGCGCATCGCGCGCATGGCGTTCGAGCTGGCCCGGCAGCGGCGGCGCAAGCTCGCGAGCGTCGACAAGTCCAATGTTCTGGAGTGCTCGCAGCTGTGGCGGCGCGTAGTGACGGAGCTGGCCGCCGAATACCCGGACGTCGAGCTGGAGCACGTACTGGTGGACAACTGCGCGATGCAGCTGATCCTGAATCCGACGAGGTTCGACATCGTGCTCACGGAGAACATGTTTGGCGACATCCTGAGCGACGAGGGCGCCGTGCTGGCCGGGTCGATCGGCATGCTGCCGTCGGCGTCGATCGGGCCGAAGCGGCCATCGGGCGCGTGGGTGGGACTCTACGAACCGGTCCACGGCTCGGCGCCGGACATCGCCGGACAGAACAAAGCGAACCCGCTGGGCGCCATCGGCAGCGTGGCGGCGATGCTCGAGTACTCGTTCGGGCTGAAAGAAGAAGCCGCCGCCGTGCAGCGCGCCATCGAAGCCGTCCTGAACAGCGGCCACGTCACGGCGGATCTGAAACCGAAAGGCGCGCCGCGCTCCACAAGCGAAGTTGGCAGCGCCGTCTGCGAAGCGATCTGA
- a CDS encoding LysR family transcriptional regulator, which yields MELYLLKVFHTVATEGSFSRAAEKLMRTQPAVSLSLQKLESELGEKLVDRAGRDLILTDAGKIVLDYCRRFQNLEAEMMNALAELRDHAAGRLSIGANESTALYLLKHIEAYRRLYPKVKVQVRRCLSSRIPVQLLDGDLEMGVISYDPEDDRLETRVIYIDHLAFVVSPEHRFASRQSVSISELGMETFIAHNVLSPYREVVLRAFQRARVPLNMDVEMPTVETIRRMVQQNEGVAFLPKMCVEQEIEQGLLKEVEVEELRVERKIRLVYPARRALSHAARAFLEIVGAQAPSPQAAAALE from the coding sequence TTGGAACTGTACCTGCTCAAAGTCTTTCACACGGTTGCCACGGAGGGCAGCTTCTCGCGCGCAGCTGAAAAGCTGATGCGCACCCAGCCTGCGGTTTCCCTCTCGCTACAGAAGCTGGAGTCGGAACTCGGCGAGAAGTTGGTCGATCGCGCCGGACGCGACCTCATTCTGACCGACGCCGGCAAGATTGTGCTCGATTACTGCCGCCGTTTCCAGAACCTCGAAGCCGAGATGATGAATGCCCTCGCCGAGCTGCGCGATCATGCCGCCGGGCGTCTCTCCATCGGCGCCAATGAATCCACCGCTCTCTATCTGCTCAAGCATATCGAGGCTTACCGCCGCCTCTATCCGAAGGTCAAGGTGCAGGTGCGCCGTTGCCTCTCCAGCCGGATTCCGGTTCAGCTGCTCGACGGCGACCTGGAGATGGGCGTCATCAGTTACGACCCGGAGGATGACCGCCTGGAGACGCGGGTGATCTACATCGACCACCTCGCGTTCGTCGTCAGCCCGGAGCACCGTTTCGCCAGCCGGCAGAGCGTCTCCATCTCCGAGCTCGGCATGGAGACCTTCATCGCCCACAACGTCCTGTCGCCTTACCGCGAGGTCGTTCTGCGGGCATTCCAGCGGGCGCGCGTGCCGCTCAACATGGACGTCGAGATGCCCACCGTCGAGACCATCCGCCGCATGGTGCAGCAGAACGAGGGCGTCGCCTTCCTGCCCAAGATGTGCGTCGAACAGGAGATCGAGCAGGGTCTGCTGAAGGAAGTGGAGGTGGAGGAGCTGCGCGTGGAGCGCAAGATCCGGCTCGTTTACCCGGCGCGGCGCGCCCTGAGCCACGCCGCGCGCGCGTTTCTTGAAATCGTCGGAGCGCAGGCCCCGTCCCCGCAGGCGGCCGCAGCTCTGGAGTAA